The region ACGCGCAGTTCGGTAAACAGGCTGAATTTAAAATCGATGTTCAGCGGAAAAACCGGATTCATGCCTTGAAGTATGCGCTCAGGCCCGCTGCGGTTCCCACAGGTCAAAGCGTGCGCCTGCTCCTACGCCCGCCGACTGCGCCCAGACGACGGCAGGCTGCGCCTTGCGGGCCTCGGGCTGCACAGTCTCAATCTGCACGGCGCCGCTGCCGGCGGCCACCACCAGACCCGCTTCGTCTGCCCGCAGCACTTCGCCGGGCTGACCGTGTCCCTGCGTGGGGCTCAGGCCACCCAGCTTGAGGCGCGCTCCTCCCAGAAACGCGGTTGTCTGCGGCCAGGCCGCTACACCGCGAAAACGGTTGACCACTGCCTGGGCCGGGTCGCTCCAGCGCACAAAGCCGTCCTCCTTGACCAGCATGGGGGCGTGGGTCGCCTGAGCTTCATCCTGGGCAGTAGGTGTCAGGGTGTCCAGTTCTTCCAGCGCCTGCACGATCAGCCCGGCGGCCTGCGTCGCCAGGGCGTCCGCCAGTTCCAGGCTGGTCCAGGCAGGCTCGATGGGCAGTTCCCGTTGCAGCAGGACCGGACCGGTGTCCATTCCCTCGTCGGTCTGCATGATGGTCGTGCCGGTCACCGTTTCGCCCGCAATCAGGGCCCACTGGATAGGCGCCGCGCCCCGGTAGCGGGGCAGCAGGCTGGTGTGGGTATTCAGAAAGCCGTAGCGCGGCACGGAAAGCAGCGAAGCCGGCAGAATCTTGCCGTACGCACAGGTCACCGCCACATCTGCGCCCGAATCCCGCAGAGTGGCTTCAAACGCGGCGTTTCCACGCACTTTCCCAGGT is a window of Deinococcus deserti VCD115 DNA encoding:
- the fmt gene encoding methionyl-tRNA formyltransferase encodes the protein MTAAQPGRPRVAFFGSPAFALPVLDAIRERFEVVLVVAQPDKPVGRGLKLTPPPVAARATELGLLLAQPGKVRGNAAFEATLRDSGADVAVTCAYGKILPASLLSVPRYGFLNTHTSLLPRYRGAAPIQWALIAGETVTGTTIMQTDEGMDTGPVLLQRELPIEPAWTSLELADALATQAAGLIVQALEELDTLTPTAQDEAQATHAPMLVKEDGFVRWSDPAQAVVNRFRGVAAWPQTTAFLGGARLKLGGLSPTQGHGQPGEVLRADEAGLVVAAGSGAVQIETVQPEARKAQPAVVWAQSAGVGAGARFDLWEPQRA